The Cervus elaphus chromosome 22, mCerEla1.1, whole genome shotgun sequence genome has a window encoding:
- the ETFRF1 gene encoding electron transfer flavoprotein regulatory factor 1: MKMANSLRGEVLNLYKNLLYLGRDYPKGADYFKRRLKNVFLKNKDVKDPEKIKELIERGKFVMKELEALYFLRKYRAMKQRYYSDTNKTK; the protein is encoded by the exons ATGAAAATGGCCAATTCTTTAAGAGGAGAAGTATTGAATCTTTATAAGAAT ctgCTGTATCTTGGACGAGACTATCCAAAGGGAGCAGACTATTTCAAAAGGCGTCTGAAGAatgttttccttaaaaacaaagaTGTGAAGGACCCAGAGAAGATCAAAGAACTTATTGAACGGGGCAAATTTGTAATGAAAGAACTAGAAGCATTATACTTCCTTAGGAAATATAGAGCTATGAAACAACGCTATTATTCAGACACCAACAAAACTAAATGA